In Streptomyces sp. NBC_01707, a genomic segment contains:
- the argC gene encoding N-acetyl-gamma-glutamyl-phosphate reductase: MPVRAAVAGASGYAGGELLRLLLAHPEVEIGALTGNTNAGQKLGALQPHLRPLADRMLQPTTAEVLAGHDVVFLALPHGQSAAVAQQLGDEVLVVDMGADFRLTEAADWEKFYGSPHAGTWPYGLPELPGARAALAGSKRIAVPGCYPTAVSLALFPAYAAQLAEPEAVIVAASGTSGAGKAAKPHLLGSEVMGNMSPYGVGGVHRHTPEMIQNLSAAAGEPVTVSFTPTLAPMPRGILATCSAKAKPGVSAESVRTAYEKAFAEEPFVDLLPEGEWPATASVYGSNAVQIQVAHDEAAGRIIVISAIDNLAKGTAGGALQSMNIALGLPEDTGLSTIGVAP, translated from the coding sequence ATGCCGGTACGTGCAGCGGTAGCAGGAGCGAGCGGATACGCCGGCGGGGAGCTGCTCCGTCTGCTGCTGGCCCATCCCGAGGTCGAGATCGGTGCCCTCACCGGCAACACCAACGCGGGGCAGAAGCTCGGCGCCCTGCAGCCTCATCTGCGGCCGCTCGCCGACCGGATGCTGCAGCCGACCACCGCCGAGGTGCTCGCCGGGCACGACGTCGTCTTTCTCGCGTTGCCGCACGGGCAGTCCGCCGCCGTCGCGCAGCAGCTCGGTGACGAGGTGCTCGTCGTCGACATGGGCGCCGACTTCCGGCTCACGGAAGCCGCCGACTGGGAGAAGTTCTACGGGTCGCCGCACGCCGGGACCTGGCCCTACGGTCTGCCCGAACTGCCCGGTGCCCGCGCCGCGCTGGCGGGGTCCAAGCGGATCGCGGTGCCCGGCTGCTATCCGACGGCCGTCTCCCTCGCACTCTTCCCGGCGTACGCGGCCCAGCTCGCCGAGCCCGAGGCGGTGATCGTCGCCGCGTCCGGAACCTCCGGGGCGGGCAAGGCGGCCAAGCCGCATCTGCTCGGTTCCGAGGTGATGGGCAACATGTCCCCTTACGGCGTCGGCGGTGTCCACCGGCACACCCCGGAAATGATCCAGAACCTCAGCGCCGCGGCCGGAGAGCCGGTCACGGTCTCCTTCACGCCGACCCTGGCGCCGATGCCCCGCGGCATCCTCGCCACGTGCAGCGCAAAGGCGAAGCCGGGTGTGAGTGCCGAGTCGGTTCGTACCGCGTACGAGAAGGCGTTCGCCGAGGAGCCGTTCGTCGACCTGCTCCCCGAAGGGGAGTGGCCCGCCACAGCGTCCGTCTACGGTTCCAACGCCGTACAGATTCAGGTCGCCCACGACGAGGCGGCAGGCCGGATCATCGTCATCAGCGCCATCGACAACCTTGCCAAGGGCACCGCCGGCGGCGCCCTGCAGAGCATGAACATCGCCCTCGGACTCCCCGAGGACACTGGTCTTTCCACGATCGGAGTGGCACCGTGA
- the argJ gene encoding bifunctional glutamate N-acetyltransferase/amino-acid acetyltransferase ArgJ: protein MSVTAAQGFSAAGIAAGIKESGNPDLALVVNNGPRRAAAGVFTSNRVKAAPVLWSEQVLKGGEVTAVVLNSGGANACTGPQGFQDTHATAEKAAEVLVGHSAGEIAVASTGLIGTLLPMDKLLPGIETAAAALSERGGEKAAIAIKTTDTVHKTAVADGQGWTVGGMAKGAGMLAPGLATMLVVLTTDADVDAAGLDSALRAATRTTFDRVDSDGCMSTNDTVLLLASGASGVTPEQGEFAEAVRTVCADLARQLIGDAEGASKDIRIEVINAATEDDAVEVGRSIARNNLLKCAIHGEDPNWGRVLSAIGTTKAAFEPDQLNVAINGVWVCKNGGVGEDRDLVDMRYREVEITADLAAGTESAVIWANDLTADYVHENSAYSS, encoded by the coding sequence GTGAGCGTCACGGCAGCACAGGGGTTCTCGGCGGCGGGCATCGCCGCGGGGATCAAGGAGAGCGGCAACCCGGACCTGGCCCTCGTGGTCAACAACGGGCCGCGCCGCGCCGCCGCGGGAGTCTTCACCTCCAACCGCGTGAAGGCCGCCCCCGTCCTCTGGTCGGAGCAGGTCCTCAAGGGCGGCGAAGTCACCGCCGTCGTCCTCAACTCCGGTGGCGCCAACGCCTGTACCGGCCCGCAGGGCTTCCAGGACACCCACGCCACCGCCGAGAAGGCCGCCGAGGTCCTCGTCGGCCACAGCGCCGGTGAGATCGCCGTCGCCTCGACCGGGCTGATCGGCACGCTGCTTCCGATGGACAAACTGCTGCCCGGCATCGAGACCGCAGCCGCGGCGCTGAGCGAGCGCGGCGGCGAGAAGGCCGCCATCGCGATCAAGACCACGGACACCGTCCACAAGACCGCCGTCGCAGACGGTCAGGGCTGGACCGTCGGCGGGATGGCCAAGGGTGCGGGCATGCTCGCGCCGGGACTCGCCACCATGCTGGTCGTCCTCACCACCGACGCCGATGTGGACGCGGCCGGACTCGACTCCGCGCTGCGCGCCGCCACCCGCACCACCTTCGACCGGGTCGACTCCGACGGCTGCATGTCGACCAACGACACCGTGCTGCTGCTGGCGTCCGGTGCGAGCGGTGTCACCCCGGAGCAGGGCGAGTTCGCGGAGGCGGTACGGACCGTCTGTGCCGACCTGGCCCGGCAGTTGATCGGTGACGCCGAGGGTGCCTCGAAGGACATCCGGATCGAGGTCATCAACGCCGCGACCGAGGACGACGCCGTCGAGGTGGGCCGCTCCATCGCGCGTAACAACCTCCTCAAGTGCGCCATCCACGGCGAGGACCCCAACTGGGGCCGGGTCCTCTCCGCGATCGGCACGACGAAGGCGGCCTTCGAGCCCGACCAGCTGAATGTCGCCATCAACGGCGTCTGGGTCTGCAAGAACGGCGGCGTCGGCGAGGACCGCGACCTCGTCGACATGCGCTACCGGGAGGTCGAGATCACCGCAGACCTGGCCGCCGGAACCGAGTCCGCCGTCATCTGGGCCAACGACCTCACCGCGGACTACGTCCACGAGAACAGCGCGTACAGCTCATGA
- the argB gene encoding acetylglutamate kinase: MSAARKHTALPKAEILIEALPWLTRHNGKTVVIKFGGNAMIDEELKAAFAQDVVFLRQAGLKPVVVHGGGPQISAQLDKQGLVSEFKAGLRVTTPEAMDVVRMVLAGQVQRELVGLLNQHGPLAVGMTGEDAHTITATRHRPTIDGELVDIGRVGEITAIDTGAIQALLDDGRIPVVSSIARSADDNHVYNVNADTAAAALAAALNAETLMVLTDVEGLYEDWPNSDDVISRLTATELEKLLPELSSGMVPKMQGCLHAVRNGVETARVIDGRVQHSILLEIFTDEGIGTMVVPDAADEPDAQGEA, translated from the coding sequence ATGAGTGCGGCGCGGAAACACACCGCACTCCCGAAGGCGGAGATCCTCATCGAGGCGCTGCCCTGGCTGACCCGGCACAACGGCAAGACCGTCGTCATCAAGTTCGGCGGCAATGCCATGATCGACGAGGAGCTGAAGGCGGCCTTCGCGCAGGACGTCGTCTTCCTGCGGCAGGCCGGCCTCAAGCCCGTCGTGGTGCACGGCGGCGGCCCGCAGATCAGTGCTCAGCTCGACAAGCAGGGCCTGGTCAGCGAGTTCAAGGCCGGGCTGCGCGTCACCACGCCCGAGGCGATGGACGTCGTCCGGATGGTGCTGGCCGGGCAGGTCCAGCGCGAGCTCGTCGGCCTGCTCAACCAGCACGGCCCGCTCGCCGTCGGCATGACCGGCGAGGACGCCCACACCATCACCGCCACCCGGCACCGCCCCACCATCGACGGCGAACTCGTCGACATCGGGCGGGTCGGTGAGATCACCGCGATCGACACGGGGGCCATCCAGGCACTGCTCGACGACGGCCGGATCCCGGTCGTCTCCTCCATCGCGCGCTCCGCCGACGACAACCACGTCTACAACGTCAACGCCGACACCGCGGCCGCCGCACTCGCCGCCGCGCTGAACGCCGAGACACTGATGGTCCTCACCGACGTCGAGGGCCTCTACGAGGACTGGCCCAACAGCGACGACGTGATCAGCAGGCTCACCGCGACCGAGCTGGAGAAGCTGCTGCCGGAGCTGTCCAGCGGCATGGTCCCGAAGATGCAGGGCTGCCTGCACGCCGTACGCAACGGTGTCGAGACCGCCCGTGTCATCGACGGCCGGGTCCAGCACTCGATCCTGCTGGAGATCTTCACCGACGAGGGCATCGGCACGATGGTCGTGCCCGACGCAGCCGACGAACCCGACGCACAGGGGGAAGCATGA
- a CDS encoding acetylornithine transaminase has translation MTNAELSQRWQGSLMDNYGTPQLSLVRGEGARVWDADGTEYLDFVGGIAVNALGHAHPAVVEAVSTQIASLGHVSNLFIAAPPVELAERLLQLFGRTGRVYFSNSGAEANEAAFKIGRLTGRTRMVATDGGFHGRTMGALALTGQPKKREPFLPLPGDVTHVPYGDVDALRAAVTTDTALVIIEPIQGENGVVVPPRGYLEAAREITRATGTLLVLDEVQTGIGRCGQWFEHQAHQGVEPDIVTLAKGLGGGLPIGATVAFGATADLLKPGQHGTTFGGNPIACAAGLAVLDTLAADGALDRVKRLGERIRDGVEALGHPLVSHVRGSGLLLGIVLTEPLAPQVQQAAQGAGLLVNAPAPDVVRLMPPLIIGDAEVDAFLAALSGALDAAHGDGRSGEKRSGE, from the coding sequence ATGACCAACGCCGAGCTTTCGCAGCGCTGGCAGGGCTCGCTCATGGACAACTACGGCACCCCGCAGCTCTCGCTGGTCCGAGGCGAAGGTGCCCGTGTGTGGGACGCCGACGGCACCGAGTACCTCGACTTCGTCGGCGGCATCGCGGTGAACGCGCTGGGCCACGCCCATCCCGCCGTCGTCGAGGCCGTCTCCACCCAGATCGCCTCGCTGGGCCATGTCTCCAACCTTTTCATCGCCGCACCGCCCGTCGAGCTCGCGGAACGGCTCCTGCAGCTCTTCGGCCGGACCGGACGCGTCTATTTCTCCAACTCGGGCGCCGAGGCCAACGAAGCCGCCTTCAAGATCGGCCGGCTCACCGGGCGGACCCGCATGGTCGCCACCGACGGCGGCTTCCACGGCCGGACCATGGGCGCGCTCGCCCTCACCGGCCAGCCGAAGAAGCGGGAACCCTTCCTTCCGCTGCCCGGTGACGTCACACATGTGCCGTACGGCGATGTCGACGCCCTCCGGGCCGCGGTGACCACCGACACCGCGCTGGTGATCATCGAGCCCATCCAGGGTGAGAACGGTGTGGTCGTCCCGCCCAGGGGCTATCTGGAGGCCGCGCGGGAGATCACCCGGGCCACCGGCACCCTGCTCGTCCTCGACGAGGTGCAGACCGGTATCGGCCGGTGCGGCCAGTGGTTCGAGCACCAGGCCCACCAGGGCGTCGAGCCCGACATCGTCACCCTCGCCAAGGGGCTCGGCGGTGGTCTGCCGATCGGCGCCACCGTCGCCTTCGGGGCGACGGCCGACCTGTTGAAGCCCGGTCAGCACGGCACGACGTTCGGCGGCAACCCGATCGCCTGCGCCGCCGGTCTCGCCGTTCTGGACACGCTCGCGGCCGACGGCGCCCTGGACCGGGTGAAGCGGCTCGGCGAGAGGATCCGGGACGGTGTCGAAGCCCTGGGGCACCCATTGGTCTCCCACGTCCGTGGCTCCGGTCTGTTGCTGGGTATCGTGCTCACCGAGCCCCTTGCGCCGCAGGTGCAACAGGCGGCTCAGGGAGCCGGACTCCTGGTGAACGCGCCCGCCCCCGACGTCGTACGGCTCATGCCGCCGCTGATCATCGGTGACGCAGAGGTGGACGCGTTCCTGGCGGCACTGTCCGGCGCTCTCGACGCGGCACACGGGGACGGACGATCCGGAGAGAAGCGCTCCGGAGAATGA
- a CDS encoding arginine repressor, with protein sequence MTEAQESEFGGPSVPQTRTARHRRIVDILNRLPVRSQSQLAKLLADDGLSVTQATLSRDLDELGAVKIRNTGGELIYAVPSEGGFRTPQAPLGESAKEERMRRLSSELLISAEASANLVVLRTPPGAAQFLASAIDQAELHDVLGTIAGDDTLMLISRDPAGGQGLADHLLRLAQNGR encoded by the coding sequence ATGACCGAGGCGCAGGAATCCGAGTTCGGCGGGCCGTCCGTGCCGCAGACCCGCACGGCACGCCACCGCCGGATCGTGGACATCCTGAACCGGCTGCCGGTGCGCTCGCAGAGCCAGTTGGCGAAGCTCCTGGCCGACGACGGGCTGAGCGTGACCCAGGCGACGCTCTCCCGCGACCTGGATGAACTGGGCGCGGTGAAGATCCGCAACACCGGCGGCGAGCTGATCTACGCCGTGCCGAGCGAGGGCGGCTTCCGCACCCCGCAGGCACCGCTCGGCGAGTCCGCCAAGGAGGAGCGGATGCGGCGCCTCTCCTCCGAACTGCTCATCTCGGCGGAGGCCTCGGCCAACCTCGTGGTGCTGCGTACGCCCCCGGGCGCGGCCCAGTTCCTGGCCTCGGCCATCGACCAGGCGGAGCTGCACGACGTCCTCGGCACCATCGCGGGCGACGACACGCTGATGCTGATCAGCCGAGACCCGGCGGGTGGGCAGGGGCTGGCCGACCACCTGCTGCGGCTGGCGCAGAACGGTCGCTGA
- a CDS encoding L,D-transpeptidase — protein MRTSLVTGSVLLALVGSSAARPADTPPLPERLADTGGGSQLITAEAAGTGSTTGTVSWWNLKSGKWVRAGSAPARFGAKGLAEGDERVQGTNTTPTGLYDLPYAFGVEAVPAGTRYPYRRADDRSWWCQDNEARAYNRWVEPRPADCRAGEAEHLVAYPEQYARALVIGFNYDRPVRGRGAGIFLHVNGSGATAGCVSVPAPSMDRILAWADPARRPHIAIGTRSGTTAITRY, from the coding sequence ATGCGCACATCTCTGGTGACCGGGTCGGTTCTGCTCGCCCTCGTGGGTTCGTCGGCGGCCCGCCCCGCCGATACGCCCCCGCTCCCGGAGCGGCTGGCCGACACGGGCGGCGGCTCGCAGCTGATCACGGCCGAGGCGGCCGGCACGGGATCCACCACGGGAACCGTCAGCTGGTGGAACCTGAAGTCGGGGAAGTGGGTACGGGCCGGGTCCGCGCCGGCCCGGTTCGGGGCGAAGGGGCTGGCCGAAGGGGACGAGCGGGTCCAGGGCACGAACACCACCCCCACCGGTCTGTACGACCTGCCGTACGCCTTCGGCGTCGAAGCCGTCCCGGCCGGGACCCGCTATCCGTACCGCAGGGCCGACGACCGTTCCTGGTGGTGCCAGGACAACGAGGCCCGCGCCTACAACCGCTGGGTGGAACCGCGGCCCGCGGACTGCCGGGCCGGCGAGGCCGAGCATCTGGTCGCATACCCGGAGCAGTACGCCCGCGCACTGGTCATCGGGTTCAACTACGACCGGCCGGTGCGCGGTCGGGGTGCGGGGATCTTCCTGCATGTGAACGGGAGCGGTGCGACCGCCGGCTGCGTCTCGGTACCGGCGCCCTCGATGGACCGGATCCTGGCCTGGGCGGACCCGGCCCGCCGCCCGCACATCGCGATCGGGACCCGCTCGGGCACGACCGCGATCACCCGCTACTGA
- a CDS encoding pyridoxamine 5'-phosphate oxidase family protein, whose product MGKTYARIDGRLRTFIEEQHIFFTATAPLGGDGTVNLSPKGVSGSFAVLDERTVAYLDFAGSNAETVAHLRENGRITLMWCAFQGPPNIVRVHGRGEPVFRDDPRFPGLLGRFPVDPAPHGLRAIIVVTAELIRDTCGFAVPYMSYDEDRPLHARRFAREDDTSLGEYFGKKEHIATSIDGLPGLPLPLPVMPTAD is encoded by the coding sequence ATGGGAAAGACGTACGCACGTATCGACGGACGGCTCAGGACCTTCATCGAAGAGCAGCACATCTTTTTCACCGCGACCGCCCCACTGGGCGGGGACGGCACGGTCAACCTCTCCCCCAAGGGTGTCAGCGGCTCCTTCGCGGTCCTCGACGAACGGACCGTCGCGTATCTGGACTTCGCCGGGAGCAATGCGGAGACCGTGGCCCATCTCCGGGAGAACGGCCGCATCACCCTGATGTGGTGTGCCTTCCAGGGGCCGCCGAACATCGTGCGGGTGCACGGCCGCGGTGAGCCGGTCTTCCGTGACGATCCGCGGTTCCCGGGGCTGCTGGGCCGTTTTCCCGTCGACCCGGCCCCGCACGGGCTGCGCGCGATCATCGTGGTGACGGCCGAGCTGATCCGGGACACCTGCGGATTCGCGGTGCCGTACATGTCCTACGACGAGGACCGGCCACTGCACGCCCGGCGCTTCGCGCGCGAGGACGACACCTCACTCGGCGAGTACTTCGGCAAGAAGGAGCACATCGCGACGAGCATCGACGGGCTGCCGGGACTGCCGCTCCCGCTGCCCGTGATGCCCACCGCGGACTGA
- a CDS encoding argininosuccinate synthase, with the protein MTERVVLAYSGGLDTSVAIGWIAEETGAEVIAVAVDVGQGGEDLDVIRKRALACGAVEAEVADAKDEFAEEYCLPAIKANALYMDRYPLVSALSRPTIVKHLVAAAKKHDAGIVAHGCTGKGNDQVRFEAGISALGPDLKCIAPVRDYAMTRDKAIAFCEEKNLPIATTKKSPYSIDQNVFGRAVETGFLEDIWNAPIEDIYEYTENPATPREADEVVISFKEGVPVAIDGRPVTVLQAIQQLNERAGAQGIGRIDMVEDRLVGIKSREVYEAPGAIALITAHQELENVTVERELARYKRQVEQRWGEMVYDGLWFSPLKRALDGFINEANQHVTGDIRMTLHAGRAVVTGRKSSESLYDFNLATYDSGDTFDQSKAQGFIEIFGLSSKIAAKRDLA; encoded by the coding sequence GTGACCGAGCGCGTCGTACTCGCCTACTCGGGCGGCCTGGACACCTCCGTCGCCATCGGCTGGATCGCCGAGGAGACGGGCGCCGAGGTCATCGCCGTTGCCGTGGATGTCGGCCAGGGCGGCGAGGACCTGGACGTCATCCGCAAGCGCGCGCTCGCCTGCGGTGCCGTCGAGGCCGAGGTCGCGGACGCCAAGGACGAGTTCGCCGAGGAGTACTGTCTCCCGGCGATCAAGGCCAACGCCCTCTACATGGACCGCTACCCGCTGGTGTCGGCCCTCTCCCGGCCGACCATCGTCAAGCACCTCGTGGCCGCCGCCAAGAAGCATGACGCCGGCATCGTCGCCCACGGCTGCACCGGCAAGGGCAACGACCAGGTCCGCTTCGAGGCCGGCATCTCCGCGCTCGGTCCCGACCTGAAGTGCATCGCCCCGGTCCGTGACTACGCGATGACCCGGGACAAGGCGATCGCCTTCTGCGAGGAGAAGAACCTCCCGATCGCGACCACCAAGAAGTCCCCGTACTCGATCGACCAGAACGTCTTCGGGCGCGCCGTCGAGACGGGTTTCCTGGAGGACATCTGGAACGCCCCGATCGAGGACATCTACGAGTACACCGAGAACCCGGCCACCCCCCGCGAGGCCGACGAGGTCGTCATCTCCTTCAAGGAGGGCGTCCCGGTCGCCATCGACGGCAGGCCCGTCACCGTCCTCCAGGCGATCCAGCAGCTCAACGAGCGGGCCGGCGCCCAGGGAATCGGCCGGATCGACATGGTCGAGGACCGGCTCGTCGGCATCAAGTCCCGCGAGGTGTACGAGGCACCCGGCGCGATCGCACTGATCACCGCCCACCAGGAGCTGGAGAACGTCACCGTCGAGCGCGAGCTGGCCCGCTACAAGCGGCAGGTCGAGCAGCGCTGGGGCGAGATGGTCTACGACGGCCTGTGGTTCTCCCCGCTCAAGCGCGCCCTGGACGGCTTCATCAACGAGGCCAACCAGCACGTCACCGGTGACATCCGGATGACGCTGCACGCCGGCCGTGCCGTCGTCACCGGCCGGAAGTCCAGCGAGTCGCTGTACGACTTCAACCTCGCCACCTACGACTCGGGCGACACGTTCGACCAGTCCAAGGCGCAGGGCTTCATCGAGATCTTCGGCCTTTCGTCGAAGATCGCCGCCAAGCGTGACCTGGCCTGA
- the argH gene encoding argininosuccinate lyase — MSNGSSNVRLWGARFADGPAEALAKLSASVHFDWRLAPYDIAGSRAHARVLSKAGLLTEDELTRMIAGLDQLEADVADGSFTGTIADEDVHTALERGLLERLGPDLGGKLRAGRSRNDQVATLFRMYLRDHARIIGGLVAELQDALVGLAEAHPDVAMPGRTHLQHAQPVLFAHHVLAHVQSLSRDAERLRQWDERTAVSPYGSGALAGSSLGLDPEAVAADLGFEHGSVANSIDGTASRDFVAEFAFITAMIGVNLSRIAEEVIIWNTKEFSFVTLHDAFSTGSSIMPQKKNPDIAELARGKSGRLIGNLTGLMATLKALPLAYNRDLQEDKEPVFDSCDQLEVLLPAFTGMMATLTVNRERMEELAPAGFSLATDIAEWLVKQGVPFRVAHEVAGECVKECEQHGIELDELTDEQFAKISEHLTPEVRTVLNVPGALAARDGRGGTAPSAVAVQLAEVKHDLAAQHAWATARQ; from the coding sequence GTGAGCAACGGCAGCAGCAACGTACGCCTCTGGGGCGCCCGCTTCGCCGATGGTCCGGCCGAGGCGCTGGCGAAGCTGTCCGCCTCCGTCCACTTCGACTGGCGGCTCGCGCCGTACGACATCGCCGGCTCCCGTGCCCACGCGCGCGTCCTCAGCAAGGCGGGGCTGCTCACCGAGGACGAGCTGACCCGCATGATCGCCGGTCTGGACCAGCTCGAAGCCGATGTCGCCGACGGATCGTTCACCGGCACCATCGCCGACGAGGACGTCCACACCGCGCTGGAGCGTGGACTGCTGGAGCGTCTCGGTCCGGACCTCGGCGGCAAGCTGCGCGCCGGCCGGTCCCGCAACGACCAGGTCGCCACGCTCTTCCGGATGTACCTGCGTGACCACGCCCGGATCATCGGTGGTCTGGTCGCCGAGCTCCAGGACGCGCTGGTCGGCCTCGCCGAGGCCCACCCGGACGTCGCCATGCCGGGCCGTACGCACCTCCAGCACGCCCAGCCGGTCCTCTTCGCCCACCACGTCCTGGCGCACGTGCAGTCGCTGTCCCGGGACGCCGAGCGGCTGCGGCAGTGGGACGAGCGGACGGCTGTTTCGCCCTACGGCTCCGGCGCGTTGGCCGGCTCCTCGCTCGGCCTCGACCCGGAGGCGGTCGCCGCGGACCTCGGCTTCGAGCACGGGTCCGTCGCCAACTCCATCGACGGCACGGCCTCCCGCGACTTCGTCGCCGAGTTCGCGTTCATCACCGCGATGATCGGCGTCAACCTCTCCCGGATCGCGGAGGAGGTCATCATCTGGAACACGAAGGAGTTCTCCTTCGTCACCCTGCACGACGCCTTCTCCACCGGCTCCTCGATCATGCCGCAGAAGAAGAACCCGGACATCGCCGAGCTCGCCCGCGGCAAGTCCGGCCGACTGATCGGCAATCTGACGGGCCTGATGGCCACACTGAAGGCCCTCCCGCTCGCGTACAACCGGGACCTCCAGGAGGACAAGGAGCCGGTCTTCGACTCCTGCGACCAGCTCGAGGTCCTGCTGCCCGCCTTCACCGGCATGATGGCCACGCTCACCGTCAACCGCGAGCGGATGGAGGAGCTCGCCCCGGCCGGTTTCTCGCTCGCCACCGACATCGCCGAGTGGCTGGTCAAGCAGGGCGTCCCGTTCCGCGTCGCGCACGAGGTCGCGGGCGAGTGCGTCAAGGAGTGCGAGCAGCACGGCATCGAGCTCGACGAGCTCACCGACGAGCAGTTCGCGAAGATCTCCGAGCACCTCACCCCCGAGGTCCGCACGGTCCTCAATGTGCCGGGCGCGCTCGCCGCCCGCGACGGACGCGGCGGTACGGCCCCGTCGGCCGTCGCCGTGCAACTCGCCGAGGTCAAGCACGACCTGGCGGCGCAGCACGCGTGGGCCACCGCCCGTCAGTAG
- a CDS encoding aldo/keto reductase, producing the protein MPFARLASATTPTAHIGLGLAAVGRPAYINLHRDRDLPGTRSVEELREHAHELLDAAYAQGVRYFDVARSYGRAEEFLGDWLNTRPDVRDVVIGSKWGYTYTAGWSVDAEAHEVKDHSLATFERQRAETAALLGDRLDLYQIHSVTTDSPALTDKELHERLAALAADGVTVGLSTSGPGQADAIRAALTVTVDGEPLFRTVQATYNALETSAGQALAEAHDAGLTVIVKEAMANGRLAGTDAPAVVQEIAAEAGLGSDAVALALILHQPWAGVVLSGAATVNQLAGNLHAPVLDLDEQRRERLDALVEEPEAYWRHRAGLPWS; encoded by the coding sequence ATGCCCTTCGCCCGCCTCGCCTCAGCGACGACCCCGACCGCCCACATCGGTCTCGGCCTGGCCGCGGTCGGCAGGCCCGCCTACATCAATCTCCACCGCGACCGGGACCTGCCCGGGACCCGCAGCGTCGAGGAACTGCGCGAGCACGCCCATGAGCTTCTCGACGCCGCCTACGCGCAGGGCGTCCGCTACTTCGACGTCGCCCGCTCCTACGGCCGTGCCGAGGAGTTCCTCGGCGACTGGCTGAACACCCGCCCGGATGTGCGCGACGTCGTCATCGGCAGCAAATGGGGCTACACCTACACCGCCGGCTGGAGCGTCGACGCCGAGGCGCACGAGGTCAAGGACCACAGCCTCGCCACCTTCGAGCGCCAGCGTGCCGAGACCGCGGCGCTGCTGGGTGACCGGCTCGACCTTTACCAGATCCACTCCGTGACAACCGACAGTCCGGCCCTCACCGACAAGGAACTGCACGAGCGGCTCGCCGCCCTCGCCGCCGACGGGGTCACCGTCGGCCTGTCCACCAGCGGCCCCGGCCAGGCGGACGCCATCCGCGCCGCCCTCACCGTCACCGTGGACGGCGAGCCCCTCTTCCGTACGGTCCAGGCCACCTACAACGCCCTGGAGACGTCGGCCGGACAGGCACTTGCCGAGGCGCACGACGCCGGGCTGACCGTGATCGTCAAGGAAGCGATGGCCAACGGCCGACTCGCCGGAACGGACGCTCCCGCCGTCGTCCAGGAGATCGCTGCCGAGGCCGGCCTGGGCAGCGACGCGGTCGCGCTCGCACTGATCCTGCACCAGCCGTGGGCCGGCGTCGTCCTCTCCGGCGCGGCGACCGTCAACCAGCTCGCCGGCAACCTCCATGCCCCCGTCCTCGACCTCGACGAGCAGCGGCGGGAGCGGCTGGACGCGCTGGTGGAGGAGCCCGAGGCGTACTGGCGCCACCGCGCCGGGCTGCCCTGGAGCTGA